From one Halosimplex rubrum genomic stretch:
- a CDS encoding DUF7845 domain-containing protein, whose amino-acid sequence MSRYVKAAPHEGDIRFTVGVHPDEHVTDHGLAPYYAMDSLIKDWGDRWETDGKPTEDIQFMGETWATCFDYSKSGLDPWENPEFEIEQVREFQFYFVAKDSPHYSGERADHDDRVKGGTITVRPRWPDLTSDGKPVSVPDYGAPYIDVQVQASNFPHEEYLTLVKRVMDAYGIAARYFDQPHPDSHIDDLAYYVRLFRGESGPLYAPDGPIARTHTLIQGDRSGYRKHVEDHTKIPGYYVTTTVEDEKAGELVRGHGLGKELKHYYPDEPDEFDADEAPYHPKFEVSYQTARTDETVRWSDLKDTRRELEETLLNCLEWCGLATSAESDAFVPFDPYWTLGDTHEARKLVKCPLPEIESEQEHRVMQLWGEMTDADRDVTELLLTDGGKVSPQEAAERTGNTYRTVRTVIERMEGLIRHTYGEMELTSKKVQQELLKRVRAAGDRFEQSIETAAMDLADAADERQNSEWARLRREYAISVVDRDDCRKMLKVGYQPTDEDEARSIVREIKTTYQECVERSVFGVHVAVSLADGTRKRWRDLRDAFQKSVERQSRQEKHNRQAREIFDFEAWKEAGCPPADEWGSGG is encoded by the coding sequence GTGTCCCGATACGTCAAAGCAGCCCCGCACGAGGGCGACATCCGGTTCACGGTCGGTGTCCATCCCGACGAGCACGTGACCGACCACGGGCTCGCACCTTACTATGCGATGGACAGTCTCATCAAAGATTGGGGTGACCGCTGGGAAACCGACGGGAAGCCGACCGAAGACATCCAGTTCATGGGCGAGACGTGGGCCACCTGTTTCGACTACTCGAAAAGTGGTCTCGATCCCTGGGAGAATCCTGAGTTCGAAATCGAACAGGTGCGCGAGTTCCAGTTTTATTTCGTCGCGAAGGACTCGCCCCACTACAGCGGCGAGCGCGCCGACCACGACGACCGCGTGAAAGGCGGGACGATCACGGTGCGCCCGCGGTGGCCCGACCTCACCTCCGACGGCAAGCCCGTGTCAGTCCCCGACTACGGTGCCCCGTATATCGACGTGCAAGTGCAGGCATCGAATTTCCCACACGAGGAGTACCTGACACTGGTGAAGCGCGTGATGGACGCCTACGGTATCGCTGCGCGGTACTTCGACCAGCCCCACCCGGACAGCCACATCGACGACCTGGCGTACTACGTGCGGTTGTTCCGCGGCGAGAGCGGTCCGCTGTACGCACCGGACGGTCCGATAGCCCGCACCCACACGCTCATCCAGGGCGACCGGAGCGGCTACCGCAAGCACGTCGAAGACCACACCAAGATTCCCGGCTACTACGTCACCACCACTGTCGAGGACGAGAAGGCCGGCGAACTCGTCCGTGGGCATGGGCTGGGGAAGGAACTCAAGCACTACTACCCAGATGAACCCGACGAGTTCGACGCCGACGAGGCGCCGTATCATCCGAAATTCGAGGTGTCCTATCAGACCGCTCGCACCGACGAGACCGTCCGGTGGTCGGACCTGAAGGACACTCGCCGAGAGCTTGAGGAGACGCTATTGAACTGCCTCGAATGGTGCGGACTCGCGACCAGCGCCGAGAGCGACGCGTTCGTTCCGTTCGACCCGTACTGGACGCTCGGCGATACCCACGAGGCGCGGAAGCTCGTCAAGTGCCCCCTGCCGGAGATCGAGAGCGAGCAGGAACACCGCGTGATGCAGCTGTGGGGCGAGATGACCGACGCCGACCGCGACGTGACCGAGTTGCTGTTGACCGACGGCGGGAAGGTCTCGCCCCAGGAGGCCGCCGAGCGGACGGGCAACACCTACCGGACGGTCCGGACGGTCATCGAGCGGATGGAGGGGCTGATTCGCCACACCTACGGCGAGATGGAACTGACATCGAAGAAGGTCCAGCAGGAGTTACTGAAGCGGGTGCGAGCGGCCGGAGACCGCTTCGAACAGTCCATCGAGACCGCCGCCATGGACCTTGCCGACGCGGCCGACGAGCGTCAGAACAGTGAGTGGGCGCGTCTCCGCCGCGAGTACGCTATCAGTGTCGTCGACCGCGACGACTGCCGGAAGATGTTGAAGGTCGGATACCAACCGACCGACGAGGATGAGGCGCGGAGCATCGTTCGGGAGATCAAGACGACCTACCAGGAGTGCGTCGAGCGGAGCGTCTTCGGCGTTCACGTCGCGGTGTCCCTGGCCGACGGGACGCGCAAGCGGTGGCGAGACCTGCGTGACGCCTTCCAGAAGTCCGTCGAGCGCCAGTCTCGCCAGGAGAAACACAACCGCCAGGCGCGGGAGATCTTCGACTTCGAAGCGTGGAAGGAAGCCGGGTGCCCGCCGGCCGACGAGTGGGGTAGCGGCGGGTAA
- a CDS encoding phage repressor protein codes for MSNPSDSENEMHRRVEWLKPSDRVIVSELADYGGWMKSASLALNIPYTNRHISRRCKILAEHGLLERHEDTAGYRITDFGQQFLNDELDADDLRLDDE; via the coding sequence ATGAGTAACCCATCTGACAGCGAAAACGAGATGCACCGCCGAGTTGAGTGGCTCAAGCCATCAGACCGCGTAATAGTGTCTGAACTGGCGGATTACGGTGGCTGGATGAAATCGGCGAGCTTGGCCCTGAACATCCCATATACTAACCGTCACATCTCCCGGCGGTGCAAAATCCTCGCTGAACACGGACTACTGGAACGCCACGAGGATACGGCAGGATACCGGATAACAGACTTCGGCCAGCAATTCCTGAACGATGAACTCGATGCTGACGATCTCCGGCTTGACGACGAGTGA
- a CDS encoding type IV pilin — MDIKQLFDDDDAVSPVIGVILMVAITVILAAVIASFVLGLGNQAQQGAPTATIGFDYEQVDENPTTNWGVLSISHDGGDSVSDQELYVRGSGFNGTDIHGTDVPAVSKDLGTYVRDNGGSQIHHSSAGLWNGTKSGDDSAIVSGDRANVYVSSDYEVSVVYQAQEGDTSSTLNEQEGPDA; from the coding sequence ATGGATATCAAGCAACTCTTCGACGACGACGACGCGGTGTCGCCGGTTATCGGCGTCATCCTGATGGTCGCGATCACGGTCATCCTCGCGGCCGTCATCGCGTCGTTCGTCCTCGGTCTCGGGAATCAGGCACAGCAAGGCGCACCGACTGCAACCATCGGCTTCGACTACGAGCAGGTCGACGAGAATCCGACAACTAATTGGGGCGTTCTCTCGATCTCCCACGACGGTGGTGACTCCGTCTCCGATCAGGAACTGTACGTGCGTGGGAGCGGATTCAACGGGACGGATATACATGGTACGGATGTCCCCGCTGTCTCTAAAGATTTAGGGACCTACGTCCGGGACAACGGTGGCTCGCAGATCCACCACAGCAGCGCGGGCCTCTGGAATGGTACCAAGAGCGGTGACGACAGCGCCATCGTCTCGGGCGACCGCGCGAACGTCTACGTCAGCTCGGACTACGAGGTCAGCGTCGTCTATCAGGCTCAGGAGGGCGACACCTCCTCGACCCTGAACGAGCAGGAAGGCCCCGACGCCTAA
- a CDS encoding sigma factor-like helix-turn-helix DNA-binding protein: MTFQSSLFHYEKDLSELSDAQREVYEAVEQDGYGMREYARKTGRSPGTVGNLLRRARRRLDGGEAS, translated from the coding sequence GTGACGTTCCAGTCGTCGCTGTTCCACTACGAGAAAGACCTGTCGGAGTTGTCGGACGCTCAGCGAGAGGTGTACGAGGCGGTCGAACAGGACGGCTACGGGATGCGCGAGTACGCCCGTAAGACCGGTCGCTCCCCCGGCACCGTCGGGAACCTCCTACGTCGGGCTCGCCGGCGTCTCGACGGAGGTGAGGCGTCGTGA
- the cas4 gene encoding CRISPR-associated protein Cas4 yields MSESIDPVDRLLATARGDAAADPFRVTGVMMQYYHACERELWFASRQLEIDRENPAVVRGTRVDETAYGGRESKQLGMIAIDLLEDGRVVEVKPSSKLVEPARMQLAYYLWYLDRVAGVQRDGVLAHPRERERETVELTDDLAERVEDAIRGIHDLVTEESPPPAEEKPFCEACAYHDFCWC; encoded by the coding sequence ATGAGCGAATCGATCGACCCCGTCGACCGCTTGCTCGCGACCGCACGCGGCGACGCCGCCGCGGACCCGTTCCGCGTCACGGGCGTCATGATGCAGTACTACCACGCCTGTGAACGCGAGCTGTGGTTCGCGAGCCGCCAGCTCGAGATCGACCGCGAGAATCCGGCCGTCGTCCGCGGCACCCGGGTGGACGAGACGGCCTACGGCGGCCGCGAGAGCAAACAGCTCGGGATGATCGCCATCGACCTGCTCGAGGACGGTCGCGTCGTCGAGGTCAAGCCCTCCTCGAAGCTGGTCGAACCGGCGCGGATGCAGCTGGCGTACTACCTCTGGTACCTCGACCGCGTCGCGGGCGTCCAGCGCGATGGCGTCCTCGCACACCCGCGTGAACGCGAGCGCGAGACGGTCGAGCTCACCGACGACCTCGCCGAGCGCGTCGAGGACGCTATCCGGGGCATTCACGATCTCGTCACCGAGGAATCCCCGCCACCGGCCGAGGAGAAGCCCTTCTGCGAGGCCTGTGCGTATCACGACTTCTGCTGGTGTTGA
- a CDS encoding CRISPR-associated endonuclease Cas3'': MTLDAEDPNWPELLSHPVDDGRDETVLERHLLTVAGRAREVTPEDTETACGRPLHDAAALVGLAHDFGKATTMFQTHIGNDSGDEEPSHHARLGGLIAYYALSRMGYGPKTCFAGLVAVAKHHGTLPNAESFVSTGLEQDGTWECWDDNRAGYNGHARQQAANIEEHHPEFARAVVDRLVGEEGCWSEFLGLLGATEPGDADDPSASLRDCLRERFMYERRRYQPDSKLFDDGETYLDALRLYGTLTFADKTHAAGVTDDDERIHADQLDPSQVWNHIETLGVDDADPDALEARLNEVRSTVQDHIGGRRDGGDPVAEFLGSDRDVATLTLPTGYGKTLTGLLAAARIRAATGGDRIVYALPFTSVIDQTAAVFDGLLGGGPDDSDAADLDESDPATGRRLTKHHHLSEALTLPNDDEDEPTTEEPTDEEMARATMLAESWRAGVTLTTFVQLFESLAGPSNTQSMKLPALYDSVVIVDEPQALPLPWWPLVARLVEALADEYGATVVLMTATQPRIVDDERTVPLLDSETLATLERETDSDLPDRVEYEFHPTALETGDDDADVVDYETAATSLVERVTGTTESVLAICNTIDSTGDLFDAVTGELENRSETAATDDGFVDVATRFEAEIVRDDTDRIGVPPTDDAERYRAAFVRGIAETAGGERPAVLFLSTRLRPCDRRFLLTVAEELTAESIPTLLVSTQLVEAGVDVSFDRVYRDFAPLDSIVQAAGRCNRSFERAPEAGEVSVWRLAVPEGSETLPSEAVYARRDRKTDMDLLERTRTALADVPVGEAVPESGVAEDAVETYHDLVGETVETMADDNDLLTQFRRAEGDELRTASLIDSPFSFEVYVCRNEAEYDRVEEYRVAERNYEFDEMERLKSQLGEIRVSVPAYRRDSDTARKLTNLKPLSHDGEKRDATERVLRPDDDPSFFDAQTGVDVPESTVDARIL; the protein is encoded by the coding sequence GTGACCTTGGACGCCGAGGACCCGAACTGGCCGGAGTTGCTGTCCCACCCCGTCGACGACGGCCGAGACGAGACGGTACTCGAACGACACCTTCTGACGGTCGCCGGCCGTGCGAGGGAGGTGACGCCCGAAGACACCGAGACGGCGTGTGGTCGTCCGCTTCACGACGCGGCGGCACTCGTCGGGCTGGCGCACGACTTCGGGAAGGCGACGACGATGTTCCAGACGCACATCGGGAACGACTCCGGCGACGAGGAGCCGTCCCACCACGCGCGCCTGGGCGGATTGATCGCCTACTACGCGCTGAGCCGAATGGGGTACGGTCCGAAGACGTGTTTCGCCGGTCTGGTCGCCGTCGCGAAACACCACGGAACGCTGCCGAACGCCGAGTCGTTCGTCTCGACCGGTCTGGAACAGGACGGGACGTGGGAGTGCTGGGACGACAACCGGGCGGGATACAACGGCCACGCGCGCCAACAGGCCGCGAACATCGAGGAGCATCACCCGGAGTTCGCCCGCGCGGTCGTCGATAGACTCGTCGGCGAAGAGGGGTGCTGGAGCGAGTTCCTCGGACTGCTGGGCGCCACCGAACCCGGCGACGCCGACGACCCTTCGGCGAGTCTCCGTGACTGTCTCCGAGAGCGGTTCATGTACGAGCGGCGTCGTTATCAACCCGATTCGAAACTGTTCGACGACGGGGAGACCTACCTCGACGCGCTGCGCCTGTACGGGACGCTCACCTTCGCCGACAAGACTCACGCCGCCGGCGTGACCGACGACGACGAACGGATCCACGCCGACCAGCTCGACCCCTCGCAGGTCTGGAACCACATCGAAACTCTGGGGGTCGACGACGCGGACCCCGACGCGCTCGAAGCGCGGCTCAACGAGGTTCGCAGCACCGTTCAGGATCACATCGGCGGACGCCGGGACGGCGGCGACCCGGTCGCGGAGTTCCTCGGTTCGGACCGGGACGTGGCGACGCTCACGCTCCCGACGGGATACGGCAAGACGCTCACCGGACTGCTCGCGGCGGCGCGCATCCGAGCGGCGACCGGCGGCGACCGCATCGTCTACGCCTTGCCGTTTACCTCGGTCATCGACCAGACAGCGGCTGTCTTCGACGGTCTGCTGGGAGGCGGTCCCGACGACTCGGACGCTGCCGACCTCGACGAGTCGGACCCGGCGACGGGCCGGCGACTGACCAAACACCACCACCTCTCGGAGGCGCTGACGCTTCCGAACGACGACGAAGACGAACCCACCACCGAAGAGCCGACGGACGAGGAGATGGCCCGGGCGACGATGCTCGCCGAGAGCTGGCGAGCGGGCGTCACGCTCACGACGTTCGTCCAGCTATTCGAGAGTCTCGCGGGACCGTCCAACACGCAGAGTATGAAGCTCCCGGCGCTGTACGACAGCGTCGTCATCGTCGACGAGCCGCAGGCGCTGCCGCTGCCGTGGTGGCCCCTCGTTGCCCGACTCGTCGAAGCGCTGGCCGACGAGTACGGTGCAACCGTCGTGTTGATGACCGCGACGCAGCCGCGCATCGTCGACGACGAGCGGACGGTCCCGCTGCTGGACAGCGAGACGCTCGCTACGCTCGAACGGGAGACCGACAGCGACCTCCCCGACCGCGTCGAGTACGAGTTCCACCCGACGGCGCTCGAGACCGGCGACGACGACGCCGATGTCGTCGACTACGAGACCGCGGCGACTTCGCTCGTCGAGCGCGTGACTGGGACGACCGAATCGGTGCTCGCGATCTGTAACACGATCGACAGCACGGGTGACCTGTTCGACGCCGTCACGGGCGAACTGGAGAACCGTTCCGAGACCGCTGCGACCGACGACGGATTCGTCGACGTCGCGACGCGGTTCGAAGCGGAGATCGTCCGCGACGACACCGACCGGATCGGCGTCCCGCCGACGGACGACGCCGAACGGTATCGAGCAGCGTTCGTTCGGGGGATCGCCGAGACAGCCGGAGGGGAGCGACCGGCCGTCCTGTTCCTCTCGACGCGGTTGCGGCCGTGCGACCGTCGGTTCCTGCTGACCGTCGCCGAGGAGCTGACGGCGGAGTCGATTCCGACGCTCCTGGTCTCGACGCAGCTCGTGGAAGCCGGCGTCGACGTGAGCTTCGACCGCGTGTACCGCGATTTCGCGCCGCTCGACAGCATCGTCCAGGCCGCCGGCCGGTGCAATCGGTCGTTCGAGCGCGCCCCCGAGGCCGGGGAAGTTTCCGTATGGCGTCTCGCCGTCCCGGAGGGCAGCGAGACGCTTCCCTCCGAAGCGGTGTACGCGCGTCGCGACCGGAAGACCGACATGGACCTGCTGGAGCGAACCCGGACGGCGCTCGCGGACGTTCCAGTCGGTGAGGCCGTCCCCGAGTCCGGAGTCGCCGAGGACGCCGTCGAGACGTATCACGACCTGGTCGGCGAGACGGTGGAGACGATGGCCGACGACAACGACCTGCTAACCCAGTTTCGACGCGCCGAGGGGGACGAACTCCGAACCGCGTCGCTCATCGATTCGCCGTTCTCCTTCGAAGTGTACGTCTGCCGGAACGAGGCGGAGTACGACCGAGTCGAGGAGTACCGAGTTGCCGAACGGAACTACGAGTTCGACGAGATGGAGCGACTGAAGTCACAGCTCGGAGAGATCCGCGTCTCGGTGCCGGCTTACCGGCGTGATTCGGACACGGCTCGGAAGTTGACCAACCTGAAACCCCTGTCCCACGACGGCGAGAAACGCGACGCGACCGAGCGGGTACTGCGCCCGGACGACGACCCGTCGTTTTTCGACGCGCAAACGGGGGTCGACGTGCCCGAGAGCACCGTCGACGCACGTATCCTATGA
- a CDS encoding type IV pilin: protein MHITGLLSDDDAVSPVIGVVLMVAITVILAAVIASLVLGYGNQTGPQTPTTSFDDEYTPVPDHAGSGYATISHRGGDSIDFDALYVRGSGFNASDTAHGNVQSSDSLDVQDEFYEDGETVGLHVNETGFWPADRTSGEESRIVTEDSINVPVDRDYELTLVYRSPHDESSSVVYTAEGPGA from the coding sequence ATGCACATCACAGGGCTTCTCTCGGACGACGACGCGGTGTCGCCGGTCATCGGCGTCGTACTGATGGTCGCGATCACGGTGATTCTCGCGGCCGTCATCGCGTCGCTCGTCCTCGGGTACGGGAACCAGACCGGGCCGCAGACACCGACGACGAGCTTCGACGACGAGTACACGCCGGTCCCCGACCACGCCGGGTCGGGCTACGCGACGATCTCTCATCGGGGCGGCGACTCGATCGACTTCGACGCGCTGTACGTCCGCGGGTCGGGCTTCAACGCCTCCGACACCGCCCACGGGAACGTACAGTCGTCGGACTCGCTGGACGTACAGGACGAGTTCTACGAGGACGGCGAGACCGTGGGGCTCCACGTCAACGAGACCGGGTTCTGGCCCGCCGACCGAACCTCCGGCGAGGAGAGCCGAATCGTCACCGAAGACTCGATCAACGTCCCCGTCGACCGCGACTACGAGCTGACGCTGGTGTATCGATCGCCGCACGACGAGTCCTCGTCGGTCGTCTACACGGCCGAGGGTCCCGGCGCCTGA
- a CDS encoding tyrosine-type recombinase/integrase has translation MSNLEPLAPEPAVELYLDQRKGEVSEQTLSSHGYRLEQFVEWCEEVEGIHNLNDLTGRKLHTYRVYRRQEDDIKPVTLQGQLSTLRMFLRFCASVDAVHEGLAEKILLPSVPESEQASRTTLDEDRAADILEHLRKYQYASRDHVVLRLLWCTGIRMGSARAIDLEDFDRDAPGVELVHRPGQETPLKNKEHGERWVALRPETAEILEDYIDGPRADTRDEYDREPLLTTAQGRVSTSCVRNAVYGVTRPCEYGPCPHDRKPEDCDATEHSLASKCPSSRSPHDVRSGAITSHLLDEVPVEIVSDRMDVSQKVLDKHYDRRTEREKMEQRREYLRN, from the coding sequence GTGAGCAACTTGGAGCCGCTCGCTCCCGAGCCCGCTGTAGAGCTGTATCTCGACCAGCGCAAGGGCGAGGTATCGGAGCAAACGCTCAGTTCGCACGGCTACCGCCTAGAGCAGTTCGTGGAGTGGTGCGAGGAAGTCGAAGGGATCCACAATCTCAACGACTTGACCGGCCGGAAACTCCACACGTACCGCGTCTACCGGCGCCAGGAAGACGACATCAAGCCCGTGACCCTCCAGGGCCAGCTATCGACCCTGCGGATGTTCCTCCGGTTTTGCGCGTCTGTCGACGCGGTACACGAGGGACTGGCGGAGAAGATTCTTCTCCCGTCGGTCCCGGAGAGCGAGCAGGCCAGTCGAACGACGCTCGACGAGGACCGCGCGGCAGATATCCTCGAACATCTCCGCAAGTATCAGTACGCGAGTCGCGACCATGTGGTCCTGCGGTTGCTTTGGTGTACCGGTATCCGCATGGGCAGTGCCCGCGCTATCGACCTGGAGGACTTCGACCGCGACGCGCCCGGCGTCGAGCTGGTCCACCGCCCTGGGCAGGAAACCCCGCTAAAAAACAAGGAGCACGGCGAACGGTGGGTTGCTCTCCGACCGGAGACGGCCGAGATTCTGGAGGACTATATCGACGGTCCGCGCGCCGACACGCGTGACGAGTACGACCGCGAGCCGCTACTGACCACTGCGCAGGGCCGAGTCTCGACATCCTGTGTCCGCAATGCGGTGTACGGCGTCACTCGGCCATGCGAGTACGGTCCCTGCCCACACGACCGGAAGCCGGAGGACTGCGACGCGACCGAGCACTCGCTGGCAAGCAAGTGCCCTTCGTCGCGGTCACCGCACGACGTGCGTTCCGGCGCGATCACGTCCCACCTGCTCGACGAGGTGCCAGTCGAGATCGTGAGCGACCGGATGGACGTGAGTCAGAAAGTGCTGGACAAGCACTACGACCGGCGCACCGAGCGCGAGAAGATGGAACAGCGACGCGAGTACCTGCGAAACTGA
- a CDS encoding type IV pilin — MDLKQLLNDDDAVSPVIGVILMVAITVILAAVIASFVLGLGNQAQQGSPTATIGFDYQEVHEFSDQDNVGVTTVSHDGGDSVNSEELYIRGSGFFDINSLGDSARNDWSDWLKANASAPTIDHRNASLNSGQWNGTASGDDSAVVSGDRAYVAANSTYEFSVVYQAQEGDTSSTLNEQEGPDA; from the coding sequence ATGGATCTGAAGCAGTTACTGAACGACGACGACGCGGTGTCGCCGGTCATCGGCGTCATCCTGATGGTCGCGATCACGGTCATCCTCGCGGCCGTCATCGCGTCGTTCGTCCTTGGGCTGGGTAATCAGGCACAGCAGGGTTCACCGACCGCGACGATCGGTTTCGACTATCAAGAGGTCCACGAATTCAGTGATCAAGATAATGTGGGCGTGACCACAGTGTCGCATGATGGTGGCGATTCAGTTAACTCCGAAGAGTTGTACATTCGCGGCAGCGGATTCTTCGACATCAATTCGCTGGGTGATTCGGCGCGTAATGATTGGAGTGACTGGCTCAAAGCGAATGCCAGCGCACCAACCATCGACCACCGCAATGCATCGTTGAACAGTGGTCAGTGGAATGGTACAGCCAGCGGAGATGACAGCGCAGTCGTTTCGGGCGACCGAGCGTACGTCGCGGCCAATTCCACCTACGAATTCAGTGTTGTCTATCAGGCTCAGGAGGGCGACACCTCCTCGACGCTGAACGAGCAGGAAGGCCCCGACGCCTAA
- a CDS encoding DUF7692 domain-containing protein encodes MRIREDGKHAHRTDTIEQAAEFWGCNKTTALMRSADFARRIDERIRTVLARDDLTVAQKREIAETLTIPGTYELRVDETVAVERGVDR; translated from the coding sequence ATGCGAATCCGCGAAGACGGCAAGCACGCGCACCGGACGGACACCATCGAACAGGCTGCCGAGTTCTGGGGGTGCAACAAGACCACCGCATTGATGCGGTCAGCGGACTTCGCCCGGCGAATCGACGAGCGAATCCGAACTGTTCTCGCTCGTGACGACCTGACGGTCGCGCAGAAGCGGGAGATCGCGGAGACGCTCACAATTCCCGGCACCTACGAGCTGCGGGTCGACGAGACGGTCGCGGTCGAGCGAGGTGTCGACCGATGA
- the cas2 gene encoding CRISPR-associated endonuclease Cas2, whose translation MYVVLVYDMEADRTQRMLRLCRRYLTHVQNSVLEGEISEGDLATLRGEIEDTLIAGESVIVYELSSDTLLDRTVYGDDPTEDSRFL comes from the coding sequence GTGTACGTCGTCCTCGTCTACGATATGGAGGCCGACCGCACCCAGCGGATGCTGAGACTCTGTCGTCGGTATCTCACCCACGTTCAAAACTCCGTCCTCGAGGGGGAAATCTCCGAAGGCGACCTGGCAACACTCCGCGGCGAGATCGAAGACACCCTGATAGCTGGCGAATCCGTCATCGTCTACGAACTCTCGTCGGACACACTCCTCGACCGCACCGTCTACGGTGACGACCCGACCGAGGACAGCCGCTTCCTCTGA
- a CDS encoding DUF7120 family protein, with the protein MPTVEVSLPEDVFTKLERMTEEEFVSREAAVEELLSMGLDAYTRDTGEEVAETDMADEFADDMWDTAEDPGMREEDDDFSF; encoded by the coding sequence ATGCCCACCGTCGAAGTCTCACTTCCGGAGGACGTATTCACGAAGCTCGAACGCATGACCGAGGAGGAGTTCGTCAGCCGCGAGGCCGCCGTCGAGGAGTTACTCTCGATGGGGCTGGACGCCTACACCCGCGACACCGGCGAGGAGGTCGCCGAGACGGACATGGCCGACGAGTTCGCCGACGACATGTGGGACACCGCCGAGGACCCGGGGATGCGCGAAGAGGACGACGACTTCTCGTTCTGA
- the cas1b gene encoding type I-B CRISPR-associated endonuclease Cas1b produces MDRNYHVFSNGRLERHEDTLRLATEDGEKKHIPIENAEAVYLHGQIDFNTRLLSFLNDNGIAAHVFGWNDYYSGSVMPERGQTSGRTVVSQVRAYDDPAHRRDLAAAFVRGSIHNMRANVAYYDGRSADLDATLERLDTVADSVAEADDVEELMGVEATARKAYYGTFDSVLRDEFELGTREYNPPPNEVNSLLSFGNALVYANCVSAIRATALDPAVSYLHEPGERRYSLSLDLADLFKPLLTDRVLFRLVNRRQITTDDFETELGECLLTERGRQTFSKEFEETLERTVEHPELNRKVSYQYLLRLEAYKLKKHLLAGEAYEPFRRWW; encoded by the coding sequence ATGGACAGAAACTACCACGTCTTCTCGAACGGCCGGCTGGAACGACACGAAGACACGCTCAGACTCGCGACCGAGGACGGCGAGAAGAAACACATCCCGATCGAGAACGCCGAAGCGGTCTACCTGCACGGCCAGATCGATTTCAACACGCGATTACTATCGTTCCTGAACGACAACGGCATCGCCGCGCACGTCTTCGGCTGGAACGACTACTACTCCGGGTCGGTGATGCCCGAGCGAGGCCAGACATCCGGTCGAACGGTCGTCTCCCAGGTCCGCGCGTACGACGACCCCGCACACCGGCGCGACCTCGCCGCCGCGTTCGTCCGCGGGAGTATCCACAACATGCGGGCGAACGTCGCCTACTACGACGGGCGGTCGGCCGACCTCGACGCGACGCTAGAGCGTCTCGATACGGTGGCCGACAGCGTCGCCGAGGCCGACGACGTCGAGGAACTCATGGGTGTCGAGGCGACGGCGCGAAAGGCGTACTACGGGACCTTCGACAGCGTCCTCCGGGACGAGTTCGAACTCGGGACGCGGGAGTACAATCCGCCGCCCAACGAGGTGAACAGTCTGCTCTCGTTCGGGAACGCGCTCGTCTACGCCAACTGCGTCTCGGCCATTCGCGCGACGGCGCTCGATCCCGCGGTGAGCTATCTCCACGAACCCGGTGAGCGACGCTACTCCCTGTCGCTCGACCTCGCGGACCTGTTCAAGCCGCTGCTCACTGACCGCGTCCTGTTTCGGCTGGTCAATCGCCGTCAGATCACGACTGACGACTTCGAGACCGAACTCGGGGAGTGTTTGCTCACCGAACGTGGGCGGCAGACGTTCTCGAAGGAGTTCGAGGAGACGCTCGAACGGACCGTCGAGCATCCGGAGCTGAACCGAAAAGTGAGTTACCAGTACCTCCTGCGGCTGGAGGCGTACAAGTTGAAGAAACATCTGCTCGCCGGAGAGGCCTACGAGCCGTTCCGACGGTGGTGGTGA